One part of the Actinomyces howellii genome encodes these proteins:
- a CDS encoding GAD-like domain-containing protein, whose product MVDLPWDLEWVEATVQEDLLDYEGWTPMGVGRAVSAEHLERFSGVFPESVLYVWRRFGFDGFAQGRFWITDPWEWEPVVEAWLEGVALPFPPQRWWCLTRTAMGGMSLWGEVSGPALKITPVLGWIRPDAGSAQDMADPVLRERMGCIVLTSPTEDFDDDDTGRPIVDGVIERLGAVGPDQVVGFVPAYCLTGVMTVGSASLEEAVPHLVFLAQAQERVLVEDFSAAAAQAAAAIVTQHPSPDLDTGADASTDAGTDTDPDPGTGPEPGSGPGTGSGLGAEGAGAGGSPRL is encoded by the coding sequence GTGGTTGATCTTCCCTGGGACCTGGAGTGGGTTGAGGCGACGGTGCAGGAGGACCTGCTTGACTACGAGGGCTGGACGCCGATGGGTGTGGGGCGTGCGGTGTCGGCGGAGCACCTGGAGCGGTTCTCGGGCGTGTTTCCGGAGTCGGTGCTCTACGTGTGGCGGCGTTTCGGTTTTGACGGTTTTGCTCAGGGCAGGTTCTGGATCACCGACCCCTGGGAGTGGGAGCCGGTGGTCGAGGCCTGGCTGGAGGGGGTGGCCCTGCCGTTCCCGCCCCAGCGGTGGTGGTGCCTGACACGCACGGCGATGGGGGGCATGAGCCTGTGGGGTGAGGTCTCGGGCCCGGCCCTGAAGATCACACCGGTCCTGGGGTGGATCCGACCCGATGCGGGCAGCGCCCAGGACATGGCTGACCCGGTGCTGCGTGAGCGCATGGGCTGCATCGTGCTCACCTCCCCGACCGAGGACTTCGATGATGATGACACTGGTCGGCCGATCGTGGACGGGGTGATCGAGCGGCTGGGCGCGGTGGGGCCGGACCAGGTGGTCGGCTTCGTGCCGGCGTACTGCCTGACCGGTGTCATGACGGTGGGGTCGGCGAGCCTGGAGGAGGCGGTACCCCACCTGGTGTTCCTGGCCCAGGCTCAGGAGCGGGTGCTGGTCGAGGACTTCTCGGCCGCTGCCGCCCAGGCCGCCGCGGCCATCGTCACCCAGCACCCCAGCCCAGACCTTGACACGGGCGCCGACGCTTCCACCGACGCAGGCACCGACACGGACCCCGATCCGGGCACCGGGCCTGAGCCTGGTTCTGGGCCGGGCACCGGGTCCGGCCTGGGTGCTGAGGGTGCTGGTGCCGGCGGGAGCCCGCGCCTGTGA
- a CDS encoding alpha-amylase family glycosyl hydrolase produces MPAPFAIDESTWAEATWPLGTHLTAEGLTVAVHAPAATRVQLEVYPEALGAGAQAVFLPSRGADGAWRARLGGLGAGALLGFRVWGPNWPYEEGWVPGSEAGFIADLDSEGNRFNPNKVLFDPYSREVSHTVLTDRLAELGVDDGVFGTGSDLVGGVPRRLIDTAPYAPKGVVVAEDDHVPARASAPRIPAEQAIIYEAGVRQLTGHPSVARLSDLLAGEPGFEDVVDIPPLYQGTYKGAGMLAPYLKAAGVTTVELLPVHETNASESGRPGATNAWGYMTLAFFAPNRRYAADTSWGGPTREFKEMVAAFHAAGLEVYLDVVYNHTAEGGNWNGDVATTGFTSLGGFATAEYYQMTGSKMLVDGATGTSNQMSYSSPAARQLVLDSLRYWFSQMGVDGFRFDLATVLGRLPAQSAPDDWGGLKRFFNEHPLLTEIAALAQAEGIEVIAEAWDLWGYEVGNFPRGWGEWNGRYRDAVRRFTKGDGNTGEFIDMVNGDYHHFEDNGGPQKSINFVSAHDGFTMADLVSYQTKVNDQPHPFGPSDGGSDDNMSWDSGGDQGLRRQRLRNLWVILMVSRGVPMLVAGDEMGRTQNGNNNPWALDTVAMRTNYDMVATNAPQQVPVGDPGGAYHDNLGVFGSRDERVNPLFRLATFLMRLRHRHRALHEAAWGDALAGGTDVSYLFRTPSGQGVLGEGDRALAIHVDAPGEGLWVMVNMAAEPVDFAPPPPGRGPTGDSGRDQGAGTTVWRRLVDTGVWAEPEGNFWPEGTGEVLSGTVTVGPWSVVVCQAVSAAQG; encoded by the coding sequence ATGCCCGCACCCTTCGCGATCGACGAGTCCACCTGGGCCGAGGCCACCTGGCCGCTCGGCACCCACCTCACGGCCGAGGGCCTGACCGTCGCAGTCCACGCCCCCGCCGCCACCCGCGTCCAGCTGGAGGTCTACCCCGAGGCCCTGGGCGCCGGCGCCCAGGCCGTCTTCCTGCCCTCCCGGGGCGCCGACGGCGCCTGGCGGGCCCGCCTGGGCGGTCTGGGCGCCGGCGCCCTGCTGGGCTTTCGCGTCTGGGGACCCAACTGGCCCTACGAGGAGGGGTGGGTCCCGGGCTCAGAGGCGGGCTTCATCGCCGACCTCGACTCCGAGGGCAACCGCTTCAACCCCAACAAGGTCCTCTTCGACCCCTACTCCCGGGAGGTCAGCCACACCGTCCTGACCGACCGGCTCGCCGAGCTCGGTGTCGACGACGGCGTCTTCGGCACCGGATCCGACCTCGTCGGCGGCGTGCCCCGCCGGCTCATCGACACCGCCCCCTACGCCCCCAAGGGCGTCGTCGTCGCCGAGGACGACCACGTCCCCGCCAGGGCGAGCGCCCCGAGGATCCCCGCCGAGCAGGCGATCATCTACGAAGCGGGCGTCAGGCAGCTGACGGGCCACCCCAGCGTCGCCCGCCTGAGCGACCTGCTGGCCGGGGAGCCCGGCTTCGAGGACGTCGTCGACATCCCGCCCCTGTACCAGGGCACCTACAAGGGGGCGGGCATGCTCGCCCCCTACCTCAAGGCCGCAGGCGTCACGACCGTCGAGCTCCTGCCCGTCCACGAGACGAACGCCTCGGAGTCCGGCCGCCCCGGCGCCACGAACGCCTGGGGCTACATGACCCTGGCCTTCTTCGCCCCCAACCGCAGGTACGCCGCCGACACGAGCTGGGGCGGCCCGACACGCGAGTTCAAGGAGATGGTCGCGGCCTTCCACGCCGCAGGGCTCGAGGTCTACCTCGACGTCGTCTACAACCACACCGCCGAGGGCGGCAACTGGAACGGCGACGTCGCGACCACCGGCTTCACGAGCCTGGGCGGCTTCGCCACGGCCGAGTACTACCAGATGACGGGCTCCAAGATGCTCGTCGACGGCGCCACCGGCACCTCCAACCAGATGAGCTACTCCTCCCCGGCGGCGCGCCAGCTCGTCCTGGACTCACTGCGCTACTGGTTCTCCCAGATGGGCGTCGACGGCTTCCGCTTCGACCTGGCCACCGTCCTGGGACGTCTGCCGGCGCAGTCGGCTCCCGACGACTGGGGCGGGCTCAAGCGGTTCTTCAACGAGCACCCGCTGCTCACGGAGATCGCCGCGCTCGCGCAGGCCGAGGGCATCGAGGTCATCGCCGAGGCCTGGGACCTGTGGGGTTACGAGGTCGGCAACTTCCCGCGCGGCTGGGGGGAGTGGAACGGACGGTACCGCGACGCCGTGCGCCGCTTCACCAAGGGGGACGGCAACACCGGCGAGTTCATCGACATGGTCAACGGCGACTACCACCACTTCGAGGACAACGGCGGACCCCAGAAGTCGATCAACTTCGTGAGCGCCCACGACGGCTTCACGATGGCCGACCTGGTCAGCTACCAGACGAAGGTCAACGACCAGCCACACCCCTTCGGCCCCTCCGACGGCGGCAGCGACGACAACATGTCCTGGGACTCCGGGGGCGACCAGGGGCTGCGTCGTCAGCGCCTGCGCAACCTGTGGGTCATCCTCATGGTCTCCCGGGGGGTGCCGATGCTGGTCGCCGGGGACGAGATGGGCCGGACCCAGAACGGCAACAACAACCCGTGGGCCCTCGACACCGTGGCCATGCGCACGAACTACGACATGGTCGCCACCAACGCCCCGCAGCAGGTGCCGGTGGGGGACCCCGGCGGCGCCTACCACGACAACCTCGGGGTCTTCGGCTCCCGTGACGAGCGGGTCAACCCCTTGTTCCGCCTGGCCACCTTCCTCATGCGCCTGCGACACCGCCACCGTGCCCTGCACGAGGCCGCCTGGGGGGACGCGCTGGCCGGTGGTACTGACGTGTCCTACCTTTTCCGGACCCCGTCGGGTCAGGGCGTGCTGGGCGAGGGCGACCGCGCCCTGGCCATCCACGTCGACGCCCCCGGCGAGGGGTTGTGGGTCATGGTCAACATGGCCGCCGAGCCGGTCGACTTCGCCCCGCCTCCGCCCGGACGCGGGCCCACCGGCGACTCCGGGCGCGACCAGGGGGCGGGGACGACCGTGTGGCGCCGCCTGGTCGACACCGGCGTGTGGGCCGAGCCGGAGGGCAACTTCTGGCCCGAGGGGACCGGTGAGGTCCTGTCCGGCACCGTGACGGTCGGCCCCTGGTCGGTGGTCGTGTGCCAGGCGGTGTCCGCCGCTCAGGGGTGA
- a CDS encoding polymorphic toxin type 15 domain-containing protein: MFTFGRAGGQRVLVWEGGAAAPASSLAWHSPTPVEVFFHTGGNPGLRALSGEFTRQLDRQLSALSLLSAQRLLEGIRAYRAQGRAPASKTVRRARQDFIDKVSGDLRGKHGFSRSRAREAVGLVDKALVVLHESDQVTYGPGDPVLIGGLPSMGVDRVNSSIGSQNKSVADVLEQAVLAVPVERRAGCRLRLRAVLTASRSLARNLRHARVVLEARSAEQVSGLSARAPPWTPATIAADVAAAHHQAAIPASTPATDPGPGAPPGAGRITPRELLEAITARAKPHTRPGPQIPPPPAPAPTIPIVLTGATAPTGVTAPTAPTVATVASGASGASGASGDPTTPTGVTAPTIPSGATVASGANGTSVPTGATVPTVPTVASVASGATVASGDPTTPTGAIVSTVASRAGGPGPVRATTFPAPASAPVQAPAHGTGAASARTPRQVKAAITARAAAAGQDRAPAPPAHRKSPGLDR; the protein is encoded by the coding sequence ATGTTCACCTTTGGTCGGGCTGGTGGTCAGCGGGTGCTGGTGTGGGAGGGGGGTGCTGCGGCGCCGGCCAGCTCCCTGGCGTGGCACTCACCGACCCCGGTGGAGGTGTTCTTCCACACCGGTGGCAACCCCGGGCTGCGGGCCCTGTCGGGGGAGTTCACCCGTCAGCTCGATCGTCAGCTCTCGGCCCTGAGCCTGCTCAGCGCCCAGCGGCTGCTCGAGGGCATCCGCGCCTACCGCGCCCAGGGACGCGCCCCAGCCTCCAAGACAGTCAGACGAGCCCGCCAGGACTTCATCGACAAGGTCTCAGGGGACCTGAGAGGGAAGCATGGCTTCTCCCGGTCGAGGGCTCGGGAGGCGGTGGGGCTGGTGGACAAGGCCCTGGTGGTGCTTCACGAGTCCGACCAGGTGACCTACGGGCCGGGTGACCCGGTGCTGATCGGCGGGCTGCCCTCGATGGGAGTCGATCGGGTCAACTCCTCGATCGGGTCCCAGAACAAGAGCGTGGCCGACGTCCTGGAGCAGGCTGTGCTGGCCGTCCCGGTCGAGCGTCGCGCGGGCTGCCGGCTACGCCTCCGGGCGGTGCTGACCGCCTCACGGTCCCTTGCCCGCAACCTGCGTCACGCCCGGGTGGTCCTCGAGGCACGCAGCGCCGAGCAGGTCTCTGGTCTGAGCGCCAGGGCCCCGCCGTGGACCCCGGCCACGATCGCCGCCGACGTCGCCGCCGCCCACCACCAGGCCGCGATCCCCGCGTCCACGCCGGCCACGGACCCCGGTCCGGGGGCGCCTCCCGGGGCGGGGAGGATCACGCCCCGCGAGCTCCTGGAGGCGATCACCGCCCGCGCCAAGCCCCACACCAGGCCCGGGCCCCAGATCCCGCCCCCACCAGCACCCGCCCCGACCATCCCGATCGTGCTGACCGGCGCGACCGCGCCGACCGGCGTGACCGCCCCGACCGCGCCGACCGTGGCGACCGTGGCGAGCGGGGCGAGCGGGGCGAGCGGGGCGAGCGGGGACCCGACCACGCCGACCGGCGTGACCGCCCCGACCATCCCGAGCGGGGCGACCGTCGCGAGCGGGGCGAACGGGACGAGCGTCCCGACCGGGGCGACCGTCCCGACCGTCCCGACCGTGGCGAGCGTGGCGAGCGGGGCGACCGTCGCGAGCGGGGACCCGACCACGCCGACCGGGGCGATCGTCTCGACCGTCGCGAGCCGGGCGGGTGGCCCCGGTCCCGTGCGCGCGACGACCTTCCCCGCCCCGGCGTCCGCTCCGGTCCAGGCGCCTGCCCACGGAACCGGGGCCGCCTCCGCCCGCACACCCCGACAGGTCAAGGCCGCTATCACCGCCCGCGCCGCCGCTGCCGGCCAGGATCGCGCCCCGGCGCCACCCGCGCACAGGAAGTCCCCCGGCCTGGACCGATAA
- a CDS encoding cupin domain-containing protein, with the protein MSTTLDPAFQEANAFGIGEPNTAYARYFSGASFLNPLVTDPECVVGVHNVTFEPGCRNNWHVHHATAGGQVLLCTAGSGWYQADGEEAVSLEPGSVVFVPAGVKHWHGAKAGSWFSHIALTVPGENSSTEWLEPVDDERYAAL; encoded by the coding sequence ATGAGCACCACCCTCGATCCTGCCTTCCAGGAAGCCAACGCCTTCGGCATCGGCGAGCCCAACACCGCATACGCCCGGTACTTCTCCGGCGCGAGCTTCCTCAACCCCCTGGTCACCGATCCTGAGTGCGTGGTCGGTGTCCACAACGTCACCTTCGAACCCGGCTGTCGCAACAACTGGCACGTCCACCACGCCACCGCCGGCGGCCAGGTCCTCCTGTGCACCGCGGGCTCCGGCTGGTACCAGGCCGACGGCGAGGAAGCAGTGTCCCTGGAGCCCGGCTCGGTGGTCTTCGTCCCGGCGGGCGTCAAGCACTGGCACGGCGCCAAAGCAGGATCATGGTTCTCCCACATCGCACTGACGGTTCCCGGCGAGAACTCCTCGACCGAGTGGCTCGAACCCGTTGACGACGAGCGGTACGCGGCGCTCTGA
- a CDS encoding class I SAM-dependent methyltransferase — MTTPSTTYTHGHGPAVLANHSHRRAADSAAYLLPHLKAGLALLDVGCGPATITADLARAVAPGRVIGLDAAPTVLNTARTTLEDHGLQDTVELVTGDVHELPFEDDSFDVVHAHQVLQHVADPVAALREMRRVTRPGGIVAARDAVYSAMAWYPRPPGMEVWRETYMATARANRGEPDAGALLLSWVRAAGMTTHEASASTWCYATPEDRRWWGSTWAERCLSSFGPQAVATGLADPGDLEVMADAWHRWATNDDAWFAVVHGEVLARA; from the coding sequence ATGACCACGCCGTCCACCACCTACACCCACGGCCACGGCCCGGCGGTCCTGGCCAACCACTCCCATCGGAGAGCTGCCGACTCCGCCGCCTACCTCCTTCCCCACCTCAAGGCAGGGCTCGCGCTCCTCGACGTCGGCTGCGGGCCGGCCACGATCACGGCGGACCTGGCGCGGGCAGTCGCACCAGGCCGCGTCATCGGACTCGACGCCGCGCCCACCGTCCTGAACACGGCCCGCACCACCCTGGAGGACCACGGCCTGCAGGACACGGTCGAGCTCGTGACCGGGGACGTCCACGAGCTGCCCTTCGAGGACGACTCCTTCGACGTCGTCCACGCCCACCAGGTGCTCCAGCACGTGGCCGACCCGGTGGCCGCCCTGCGCGAGATGCGCCGGGTCACCCGACCCGGCGGCATCGTCGCGGCCCGCGACGCTGTCTACTCGGCGATGGCCTGGTACCCCCGGCCGCCCGGGATGGAGGTGTGGCGCGAGACCTACATGGCGACCGCCCGGGCCAACCGCGGCGAGCCCGACGCCGGGGCGCTGCTCCTGTCATGGGTCCGTGCCGCGGGGATGACGACCCATGAGGCGAGCGCCTCGACCTGGTGCTACGCGACACCGGAGGACCGCCGGTGGTGGGGCTCGACGTGGGCCGAACGCTGCCTGAGCTCCTTCGGACCGCAAGCGGTCGCGACGGGTCTGGCCGACCCCGGGGACCTCGAGGTCATGGCCGATGCCTGGCACCGGTGGGCCACCAACGACGACGCCTGGTTCGCGGTCGTCCACGGGGAGGTCCTCGCCCGGGCCTGA
- a CDS encoding transposase family protein produces MLSYRATLDVPSATARTVSAWLAAHRRWHDIRPHQRAATPWVQAVMVLRWLNEATSMRTLARDAGISIATAYRYLHEALQVISSQAPDLIEVITQLRHKGEPFVCLDGTLIRTDRVAARTERGNHSWYSGKHKAFGGNVQVITDHTGFPVWVSPVEPGSTHDLTAARAHALPALYKAASQGMPTLADKGYIGAGIGVLTPVKGARPCPDDATYNHLHASLRSPAERANAMLKHFKALQHVTLDPHTITHITATALVIISLNKQPR; encoded by the coding sequence ATGCTGTCCTATCGTGCCACCCTTGACGTGCCATCCGCTACCGCCCGAACCGTGTCAGCCTGGCTGGCGGCTCACCGCCGCTGGCACGACATTCGGCCTCATCAGAGGGCGGCGACGCCCTGGGTGCAGGCTGTGATGGTGCTGCGCTGGCTCAACGAGGCCACCAGCATGCGCACCCTGGCCCGAGACGCCGGCATCTCGATCGCCACCGCCTACAGGTACCTGCATGAGGCCCTCCAGGTCATCTCCTCCCAGGCCCCTGACCTGATCGAGGTCATCACCCAGCTGCGCCACAAGGGTGAGCCTTTCGTGTGCCTGGATGGCACCCTGATCCGCACCGACAGGGTCGCAGCCCGCACCGAACGGGGCAACCACTCGTGGTACTCGGGCAAGCACAAGGCCTTCGGGGGCAACGTCCAGGTCATCACCGACCACACCGGATTCCCGGTGTGGGTCTCGCCGGTCGAGCCGGGCTCGACCCACGACCTGACCGCTGCGCGCGCCCACGCGCTGCCCGCCCTGTACAAGGCCGCCTCCCAGGGCATGCCCACCCTGGCCGACAAGGGCTACATCGGCGCCGGCATCGGCGTGCTCACACCCGTCAAGGGCGCCAGACCCTGCCCCGACGACGCCACCTACAACCATCTGCACGCCAGTCTGCGCTCGCCTGCCGAGAGGGCCAATGCCATGCTCAAGCACTTCAAGGCCCTCCAACACGTCACCCTCGACCCGCACACCATCACCCACATCACCGCCACAGCCCTCGTCATCATCAGCCTCAACAAACAACCCCGGTGA
- a CDS encoding NAD(P)-binding domain-containing protein: MSAAQESSVTVSRPASAPGTEPGGPGGAHSGQDPRVLEVVIIGAGQAGLAAAGELVRRGMAPGPELLVLDAEEGPGGAWRHRWDSLTIGRAHHIADLPHFPAGELDSSRPSSAVVPEYYGRFEAARGLNVLRPVRVTAVRSTDLPAVPLAVGDKRVGRTEGAGKDGPTSAEPMAGRQWPGGSRPGAQGAPTAGANGAAVPFGAGAVRRDTLLAVDASTPQGPRTWLTRMVVSAAGTWSHPYVPYVPGVETFAGRQLHTVGYRRAEDFAGQRVVVVGGGLSAVQMLLEIAPHTAATTWATRRPPDFSSADFDEVWGAEVEQAVDARTAAGQRPVSVVRTTGIPMLPAYQDGVRSGVLVSRGMFDRVGSEGVRFSPAVTAQDAAGLGPSAGSGLAVPESWDPYSEPTWVRADVIIWNTGFRAALRHLAPLRLRESPLDAGPRSFGEQRPGALGSTPRRAASVCAPVGRPAEAGRSDGTGRPAEEGRAERVPPDSAVARRDSGIRMVGRVAVAADPRVLLVGYGSSASTHGATRAGAEAARIALRRLRA, encoded by the coding sequence GTGAGCGCAGCCCAGGAGTCCTCGGTCACCGTCAGCCGTCCGGCCTCCGCCCCCGGCACCGAGCCCGGCGGGCCCGGAGGGGCTCACAGTGGACAGGACCCCCGGGTCCTCGAGGTCGTCATCATCGGAGCGGGGCAGGCGGGGCTCGCCGCCGCGGGCGAACTGGTCCGCCGCGGGATGGCCCCCGGGCCTGAGCTTCTCGTCCTCGACGCCGAGGAGGGCCCTGGAGGCGCATGGCGTCACCGGTGGGACTCCCTGACCATCGGCCGCGCGCACCACATCGCCGACCTGCCCCACTTCCCGGCCGGGGAGCTGGACTCCTCACGGCCGTCGAGTGCCGTCGTCCCCGAGTACTACGGGCGCTTCGAGGCGGCGCGCGGCTTGAACGTGCTCCGGCCGGTGCGGGTCACGGCCGTGCGTTCTACCGACCTGCCCGCCGTGCCGCTCGCCGTCGGGGACAAACGCGTCGGTCGGACCGAGGGTGCGGGCAAGGACGGCCCGACGTCCGCTGAGCCGATGGCCGGCAGGCAGTGGCCCGGCGGGTCACGACCCGGCGCGCAGGGAGCGCCGACAGCCGGGGCCAACGGTGCGGCGGTGCCCTTCGGCGCTGGCGCAGTGCGTCGTGACACCCTGCTGGCCGTCGACGCCTCCACTCCGCAGGGGCCACGAACCTGGTTGACGCGCATGGTGGTCTCAGCGGCGGGAACCTGGAGCCACCCCTACGTGCCCTATGTGCCCGGCGTCGAGACCTTCGCGGGCCGCCAGCTCCACACCGTCGGCTACCGGCGCGCCGAGGACTTCGCCGGGCAGCGGGTGGTCGTCGTCGGCGGGGGTCTGTCCGCGGTGCAGATGCTCCTGGAGATCGCGCCGCACACGGCCGCCACCACGTGGGCGACCCGTCGTCCGCCGGACTTCTCCTCCGCGGACTTCGACGAGGTATGGGGCGCCGAGGTCGAGCAGGCGGTCGACGCGCGCACCGCCGCCGGGCAACGCCCGGTCTCGGTGGTGCGGACCACCGGTATCCCCATGCTTCCGGCCTACCAGGATGGTGTGCGTTCGGGGGTGCTGGTCAGCCGCGGTATGTTCGACCGGGTCGGATCCGAGGGTGTGCGCTTCTCCCCAGCGGTCACAGCCCAGGACGCGGCTGGCCTGGGGCCCTCGGCAGGCTCCGGCCTGGCGGTGCCCGAGTCGTGGGACCCGTACTCCGAGCCGACCTGGGTGCGGGCCGACGTGATCATCTGGAACACCGGCTTCCGTGCGGCGCTGCGGCACCTGGCGCCCCTGCGTCTGCGCGAGTCGCCACTGGACGCAGGCCCGCGGTCATTCGGTGAGCAGCGACCAGGCGCGCTAGGTTCCACACCTCGGCGCGCAGCGAGCGTCTGCGCGCCGGTGGGTCGGCCGGCCGAGGCGGGGAGGTCTGACGGGACGGGCCGGCCGGCTGAGGAGGGCCGGGCAGAGAGGGTTCCTCCGGACTCCGCCGTGGCCCGGCGCGACTCGGGTATCCGCATGGTCGGGCGGGTGGCGGTCGCCGCTGATCCTCGTGTGCTGCTCGTGGGTTACGGATCGTCGGCCTCGACCCACGGCGCCACTCGCGCAGGCGCCGAGGCCGCCCGCATCGCCCTGCGGCGCCTGCGCGCCTGA
- a CDS encoding GAD-like domain-containing protein yields the protein MTHEDAPTTPDLWNVRPVPEPASLVEQDARTDEIFDRDVLSPAPEGLNLTPMGVGLPVTQEHVDRFTPVLPRSVLHIWRRFGFDGFSGGVFWITDPLLWAPVVQAWLDPVIDQMPFTDTWHCLARNAMGSMFLWGENTGHSLEIDPVYHEVIVDQLARRTFADPGRREQQGRVAIVHAADTGLTTALDEHGRPLPPQALERLGPLRADQVYGFTLPPALGGALSVDNLHIIDAATYLTLQAQQTTITVCDPVGDSWNEIAPVIHVDPTTRS from the coding sequence ATGACTCACGAGGACGCCCCTACGACACCCGACCTGTGGAACGTCAGGCCCGTTCCGGAGCCTGCGAGCCTGGTCGAGCAGGACGCCAGGACCGATGAGATCTTCGACCGCGACGTGCTGAGCCCGGCTCCCGAGGGACTCAATCTGACACCCATGGGCGTGGGCCTGCCCGTCACCCAGGAGCACGTCGACCGTTTCACCCCCGTACTACCACGCTCAGTGCTGCACATCTGGCGACGGTTCGGTTTCGACGGCTTCAGCGGCGGAGTCTTCTGGATCACCGACCCCCTCCTGTGGGCGCCCGTGGTCCAGGCCTGGCTCGACCCGGTCATCGACCAGATGCCCTTCACCGACACCTGGCACTGCCTGGCACGCAATGCCATGGGCTCCATGTTCCTCTGGGGAGAGAACACCGGCCACAGCCTGGAGATCGACCCCGTCTACCACGAGGTGATCGTCGACCAGCTCGCCCGCCGCACCTTCGCCGACCCCGGGCGCCGCGAGCAGCAAGGACGAGTGGCCATCGTGCACGCGGCCGACACAGGCCTGACCACCGCGTTGGACGAGCATGGTCGCCCGCTCCCGCCCCAGGCCCTGGAACGCCTCGGCCCCCTCAGGGCCGACCAGGTCTACGGCTTCACCCTGCCCCCCGCCCTGGGCGGGGCACTGAGCGTTGACAACCTCCACATCATCGACGCCGCTACCTACCTGACCCTCCAAGCCCAGCAGACGACCATCACCGTCTGCGACCCCGTCGGAGACTCCTGGAACGAGATCGCCCCCGTCATCCACGTCGACCCCACCACCCGGTCATGA
- a CDS encoding polymorphic toxin type 15 domain-containing protein, which yields MTAKPVDLPEEHGFHHGLGAEDRAAVAKEYAAPETAAGPTQFVRTVYHNGRSAGLQKQALEFEYQLDGQYSILAQMPAKTYADARDLFKRQGRQGAAATQRARTQLENRLTAYRAGFGDLTRAQAREWARAAMKQVAILHNPDQILGGHLAPSRDDRGTPIPGDHPVNSSLGSQNRTNAEVIDAAADRQIESGNGHLPMRFQVVLTNRRRNIRRLRAQQPPPALQRPAADLGSHQHTVPTPPSPSTPLSTGPPPAAASITAADIRQFLNIRKPAAAPRRQPGVLGVFRTVCFGVSGRLSAA from the coding sequence ATGACCGCGAAACCGGTGGACCTGCCTGAGGAGCACGGCTTCCACCACGGGCTCGGGGCAGAGGACCGTGCCGCAGTCGCCAAGGAGTATGCCGCCCCCGAGACGGCCGCCGGCCCCACCCAGTTCGTGCGCACGGTGTACCACAACGGTCGCTCGGCGGGCCTGCAGAAGCAGGCGCTCGAGTTCGAGTACCAGCTCGACGGCCAGTACTCCATCCTTGCGCAGATGCCTGCCAAGACGTACGCCGATGCCCGCGACCTGTTCAAGCGCCAGGGGAGGCAGGGCGCTGCCGCCACTCAGCGGGCCCGTACCCAGCTCGAGAACAGACTGACCGCCTATCGCGCCGGTTTTGGAGATCTCACTCGCGCCCAGGCAAGGGAGTGGGCCCGCGCAGCCATGAAGCAGGTGGCGATCCTGCACAACCCCGACCAGATCCTCGGCGGCCACCTCGCCCCGTCCCGGGACGACAGAGGCACCCCCATCCCCGGCGACCATCCGGTCAACTCCTCGCTGGGCTCGCAGAACCGCACGAACGCAGAGGTCATCGACGCCGCCGCAGACCGGCAGATAGAGTCGGGGAACGGCCACCTGCCCATGCGGTTCCAGGTGGTGCTGACCAACCGGCGCCGCAATATCCGCCGCCTGCGTGCACAGCAGCCTCCCCCCGCCTTGCAACGACCCGCTGCGGACCTGGGCTCCCACCAGCACACAGTGCCCACGCCCCCGTCGCCGAGCACACCCCTATCGACCGGACCGCCCCCGGCAGCCGCGTCCATCACCGCTGCCGACATCCGCCAGTTCCTGAACATCCGCAAACCCGCGGCGGCGCCCCGGCGTCAGCCTGGAGTGCTGGGTGTTTTTCGGACTGTGTGTTTCGGTGTGTCAGGCCGCTTGTCTGCGGCCTAG
- a CDS encoding transposase, producing MSRVKYSDEFKAQVVREVVEKDRTIASVAASYDLVPQTVGNWVARYRKEHSSQEESEAVAESAQIARLRAENRELRQENEFLKKAAAFFAQEQR from the coding sequence ATGTCAAGGGTGAAGTACTCGGACGAGTTCAAGGCGCAGGTTGTGCGTGAGGTCGTCGAGAAGGACCGGACGATCGCGTCGGTCGCGGCCTCCTACGACCTGGTGCCCCAGACGGTGGGGAACTGGGTCGCGAGGTACAGGAAGGAGCACTCCAGCCAGGAGGAAAGTGAAGCAGTCGCAGAGTCCGCGCAGATAGCCAGGCTCAGGGCGGAGAACCGCGAGCTGCGCCAGGAGAACGAGTTCCTGAAAAAAGCGGCGGCCTTCTTCGCGCAGGAACAGCGGTGA